Proteins encoded within one genomic window of Dermatophilus congolensis:
- the atpD gene encoding F0F1 ATP synthase subunit beta produces the protein MSTAFVEESSQDANAPGTGRLVRVIGPVVDVEFPEDSMPEMYNLLYSEVTLSEGERRINFEVAQFIGDNVVRAVALQPTDGLVRGQKVIDTGDSIQVPVGNATLGHVFNVTGDCLDLPEGEKLEVGETWGIHRKAPAFDQLESKTQMFQTGIKVIDLLTPYVQGGKIGLFGGAGVGKTVLIQEMIARVARDHGGVSVFAGVGERTREGNDLIVEMEEAGVLGQTALVFGQMDEPPGTRLRIALSGLTMAEYFRDVQNQDVLLFIDNIFRFTQAGSEVSTLLGRMPSAVGYQPTLADEMGVLQERITSTRGHSITSMQAIYVPADDYTDPAPATTFAHLDATTELSREIASLGIYPAVDPLTSTSRILDPRYISKAHYDTAVRVKGILQKNKELQDIIAILGMDELSEEDKIVVNRARRIQRFLSQNTYVAKQFTGIEGSTVPLDETIDAFTRICDGEYDHVPEQAFFMCGGLDDVERQAAELAKK, from the coding sequence ATGTCAACTGCGTTCGTCGAGGAGTCCAGCCAGGACGCCAACGCGCCCGGCACGGGACGGCTTGTCCGCGTCATCGGCCCCGTCGTCGACGTCGAGTTCCCCGAGGACTCGATGCCAGAGATGTACAACTTGCTTTACAGCGAGGTGACCCTCTCCGAAGGAGAGCGCCGCATCAACTTCGAGGTCGCTCAGTTCATCGGCGACAACGTCGTTCGTGCCGTCGCTTTGCAACCGACCGACGGTCTTGTCCGTGGCCAGAAAGTCATCGACACGGGCGACTCCATCCAGGTCCCGGTAGGTAACGCCACCCTCGGACACGTCTTCAACGTGACCGGTGACTGCCTCGACCTTCCCGAAGGAGAAAAGCTCGAGGTCGGTGAAACCTGGGGTATCCACCGCAAGGCTCCCGCATTCGACCAGCTCGAATCCAAAACCCAGATGTTCCAGACGGGTATTAAGGTCATCGACCTGCTCACCCCGTATGTGCAGGGTGGAAAGATTGGTCTGTTCGGTGGTGCCGGTGTCGGTAAAACCGTTCTGATCCAGGAAATGATTGCTCGTGTGGCCCGCGACCACGGTGGTGTATCCGTGTTTGCAGGTGTCGGTGAGCGTACCCGTGAAGGTAACGACCTCATCGTCGAAATGGAAGAAGCTGGCGTTCTCGGGCAGACCGCGCTCGTGTTCGGCCAGATGGATGAGCCCCCGGGCACCCGTCTGCGCATCGCCCTGTCCGGCCTCACAATGGCCGAGTACTTCCGTGACGTGCAGAACCAGGACGTGCTGCTGTTCATCGACAACATCTTCCGGTTCACGCAGGCCGGTTCCGAGGTTTCGACGCTGCTGGGCCGTATGCCCTCGGCCGTGGGATACCAGCCGACGCTGGCCGACGAGATGGGTGTGCTCCAGGAGCGCATCACCTCCACGCGCGGCCACTCCATTACCTCGATGCAGGCTATCTACGTGCCCGCCGACGACTACACCGACCCAGCTCCGGCCACGACGTTCGCTCACCTGGACGCCACCACCGAGCTGAGCCGTGAAATCGCCTCCCTGGGTATCTACCCCGCAGTGGACCCGCTGACCTCCACGAGCCGTATCCTCGATCCGCGGTACATCAGTAAGGCCCACTACGACACCGCCGTGCGCGTTAAGGGAATCCTGCAGAAGAACAAGGAACTCCAAGACATCATTGCCATCCTCGGTATGGACGAACTCTCCGAGGAAGACAAGATCGTCGTCAACCGCGCCCGCCGCATCCAGCGCTTCCTGTCGCAGAACACCTACGTTGCCAAGCAGTTCACCGGCATCGAAGGATCGACGGTTCCGCTGGACGAGACCATCGACGCATTCACCCGCATCTGTGACGGCGAATACGACCACGTCCCAGAGCAGGCGTTCTTCATGTGTGGTGGCCTCGACGACGTCGAGCGCCAGGCCGCAGAACTCGCTAAGAAGTAA
- the atpA gene encoding F0F1 ATP synthase subunit alpha, which yields MAELMIRPEEIRDALDQFVQSYEPDGASREEVGRVTDAGDGIAHVEGLPSAMTNELLRFEDGTLGLALNLDRHEIGVVVLGDFSGIEEGQAVHRTGEVLSVPVGDNYLGRVVDPLGRPVDGLGEIKAEGRRELELQAPNVMSRKSVHEPLQTGIKAVDAMVPIGRGQRQLIIGDRQTGKTTVAVDAILNQKANWESGDPNKQVRCIYVAIGQKGSTIASVRGTLEEAGALEYTTIVAAPASESAGFKYLAPYTGSAIGQHWMYGGKHVLIVFDDLSKQAEAYRAVSLLLRRPPGREAYPGDVFYLHSRLLERCAKLSDELGAGSMTGLPIIETKAGDVSAYIPTNVISITDGQIYLQADLFNADVRPAIDVGVSVSRVGGAAQIKAMKSVSGRLKIDLAQFRAMEAFAMFASDLDAASRAQLDRGARLVELLKQPQSSPLPVELQVVSVWAGTTGKLDKVEVSDVRRYEAEFHEFLQRNHQGVLNGIVETGKLDDAAIDALETAVKEFDNQFQAGSGGAITPGSAAEDVDALSDEQMDQETIRRG from the coding sequence ATGGCGGAGCTCATGATCCGTCCGGAGGAAATCCGGGACGCCCTCGACCAGTTCGTCCAGTCATACGAGCCCGATGGGGCCTCCCGCGAGGAGGTCGGACGCGTCACCGACGCCGGTGACGGCATCGCACACGTCGAGGGCCTGCCCTCAGCGATGACCAACGAGCTGCTGCGCTTCGAGGACGGAACCCTGGGCCTGGCCCTGAACCTCGACCGCCACGAAATTGGTGTGGTCGTTCTGGGTGATTTCTCCGGCATCGAAGAAGGACAGGCAGTGCACCGCACCGGAGAAGTTCTCTCCGTGCCTGTCGGCGACAACTACCTCGGCCGCGTGGTCGACCCCCTGGGCCGCCCAGTAGACGGTCTTGGCGAAATCAAGGCAGAAGGACGCCGCGAGCTTGAACTCCAGGCTCCCAACGTGATGTCGCGTAAGAGCGTTCACGAGCCACTACAAACAGGTATCAAAGCCGTTGACGCGATGGTGCCGATTGGTCGTGGCCAGCGCCAGCTCATCATCGGTGACCGTCAAACCGGTAAAACCACTGTTGCCGTTGACGCAATCCTGAACCAGAAAGCCAACTGGGAATCAGGAGACCCGAACAAGCAGGTCCGATGCATTTACGTCGCTATCGGTCAGAAGGGCTCCACGATCGCCTCGGTGCGCGGCACCCTTGAAGAGGCCGGCGCTTTGGAATACACCACCATCGTCGCCGCCCCCGCTTCTGAATCCGCTGGCTTCAAGTACCTGGCTCCCTACACCGGTTCGGCCATCGGTCAGCACTGGATGTACGGCGGCAAACACGTCCTCATCGTCTTCGATGACCTGTCCAAGCAGGCTGAGGCTTACCGTGCAGTGTCACTGCTGCTGCGCCGCCCGCCGGGCCGTGAAGCCTACCCCGGTGACGTTTTCTACCTGCACTCTCGCCTGCTTGAGCGTTGTGCCAAGCTCTCCGACGAGCTTGGAGCTGGTTCGATGACGGGACTACCCATCATCGAAACCAAAGCCGGTGACGTCTCCGCGTACATCCCCACCAACGTCATCTCCATCACCGATGGCCAGATCTACCTCCAGGCCGACCTCTTCAACGCCGACGTACGCCCGGCTATCGACGTGGGTGTCTCCGTCTCCCGTGTTGGTGGCGCCGCGCAGATCAAGGCAATGAAGTCGGTCTCCGGCCGCCTCAAGATCGACCTTGCCCAGTTCCGCGCCATGGAAGCGTTCGCCATGTTCGCCTCCGACCTCGACGCAGCCTCCCGAGCTCAGCTTGACCGCGGTGCCCGCCTGGTTGAGCTGCTCAAACAGCCGCAAAGCTCCCCGCTGCCCGTCGAACTACAGGTTGTGTCCGTCTGGGCTGGCACCACCGGAAAGCTCGACAAAGTCGAGGTCTCCGACGTGCGCCGCTACGAGGCTGAATTCCACGAGTTCCTCCAACGCAACCACCAGGGAGTCCTCAACGGCATCGTCGAAACCGGCAAACTCGACGACGCCGCCATCGACGCCCTCGAAACCGCAGTGAAGGAATTCGACAACCAATTCCAGGCCGGTAGCGGAGGAGCAATCACTCCCGGCTCGGCCGCCGAGGACGTTGACGCCCTCAGCGACGAGCAAATGGATCAGGAGACGATCCGACGCGGCTGA
- a CDS encoding F0F1 ATP synthase subunit gamma → MGAQIREYRSRIRSVTATKKITKAMELMASSRLGKARRRVEATTPYADAITKALAAVTRHSDVDHPLTRVVTNPRRAAVLVVTSDRGLAGAYSANVLKATERLVERLNQQGIEVSAFLYGRKAIQYFSFRSREFVNSWEGNTDAPVYETAVEISDTLLDGFLADSQPFDEVHVVYTRFNSMVSQEVRARRVLPLAVVDAEHEHEKMHSLFEFEPSADEVLDAVLPQYVRHRIYNCLLQAAASELANRQRAMKSATDNAEELIKTYTRLANQARQAEITQEITEIVGGADALADA, encoded by the coding sequence ATGGGAGCGCAGATCCGGGAGTACCGGAGCCGCATCCGCTCCGTCACTGCGACGAAGAAGATCACGAAAGCCATGGAGCTCATGGCTTCGTCCCGACTGGGTAAAGCCCGTCGACGCGTCGAAGCCACCACTCCCTACGCCGACGCGATCACCAAAGCACTTGCTGCGGTTACACGACACTCGGACGTCGACCACCCCCTCACCCGCGTGGTAACCAACCCTCGCCGGGCAGCGGTTCTGGTCGTTACCAGTGACCGAGGACTAGCAGGTGCGTACTCGGCCAACGTCCTCAAAGCAACAGAGCGACTCGTCGAACGCCTCAACCAGCAAGGCATCGAAGTCTCAGCGTTCCTTTATGGACGCAAAGCAATCCAATACTTCTCCTTCCGCTCACGCGAGTTCGTCAACTCCTGGGAAGGGAACACGGATGCGCCGGTCTACGAGACCGCCGTAGAGATCTCCGACACCTTGCTTGATGGCTTCCTTGCCGACAGCCAACCCTTCGACGAGGTCCACGTGGTCTACACGCGGTTCAACTCGATGGTGTCCCAAGAAGTCCGCGCCCGCCGCGTGCTACCTCTGGCTGTCGTCGACGCCGAGCACGAACACGAGAAAATGCACTCACTGTTCGAGTTCGAACCAAGCGCAGACGAGGTCCTCGACGCCGTACTACCCCAGTACGTACGTCACCGCATCTACAACTGCCTGCTCCAGGCGGCCGCATCCGAACTGGCCAACAGGCAACGAGCCATGAAATCGGCAACTGACAACGCCGAAGAGCTCATCAAGACCTACACCCGGTTGGCGAACCAAGCTCGCCAGGCCGAGATCACCCAGGAGATCACCGAGATCGTGGGCGGCGCGGACGCGCTCGCGGACGCGTGA